From Salipiger profundus, a single genomic window includes:
- the gyrB gene encoding DNA topoisomerase (ATP-hydrolyzing) subunit B, whose protein sequence is MAEPAGAPQEYGADSIKVLKGLEAVRKRPGMYIGDTDDGSGLHHMVYEVVDNGIDEALAGHADFVRVKIHADNSVSVRDNGRGIPTDMHQEEGVSAAEVIMTQLHAGGKFDQNSYKVSGGLHGVGVSVVNALSVWLELRIWRNGKEHYAKFSHGETVEHLREVGDAEGETGTEVRFLASTETFSNLDYEFATLEKRLRELAFLNSGVRIILEDERPAEPLKTELHYDGGVKEFVKYLDRSKQPMMEEPIYMVGEKDGIGVEVAMWWNDSFNEMVLPFTNNIPQRDGGTHMAGFRGALTRSLTRYAADNGLAKREKINFTGDDAREGLTCVLSVKVPDPKFSSQTKDKLVSSEVRPAVENMMNEKLTEWLGEHPNEAKMIVGKIVEAAMAREAARKARELTRRKNPMDVNFLAGKLKDCSEKDPSKTELFIVEGDSAGGSAQTGRDRGTQAILPLKGKILNVERARFDRMLGSQEIGNLVMALGTGIGRDEFNIDKLRYHKIILMTDADVDGAHIRTLLLTFFYRQMPELIEGGYLYIAQPPLYKVARGKSEVYVKDQAALDDYLINQGVEGAHLSLGSGEVITGQDLIRVIDEARQLKRVLDAFPTHYPRHILEQAAVAGAFVPGAVDSDLQGVANKVAARLDLIAVEYEKGWQGRITQDRGIRLARILRGVEEVRTLDGPMLRSGEARKTGSFTQALQAIYSSPAVLERKDRRQVIYGPLGLLEAILEEGEKGLSLQRYKGLGEMNPGQLWETTLDPDARTLLQVQVDDVAETDDIFTKLMGDVVEPRRDFIQQNALSVENLDF, encoded by the coding sequence ATGGCCGAACCGGCAGGCGCTCCGCAGGAATACGGCGCGGATTCCATCAAGGTTCTCAAAGGCTTGGAGGCGGTGCGCAAGCGCCCCGGCATGTATATCGGTGACACCGATGACGGCTCGGGCCTGCACCACATGGTCTACGAGGTCGTCGACAACGGCATCGACGAGGCTCTGGCCGGCCATGCCGACTTCGTGCGGGTGAAGATCCACGCCGACAACTCCGTCTCGGTGCGCGACAACGGGCGCGGGATTCCGACCGACATGCACCAGGAAGAGGGCGTCTCGGCAGCCGAGGTCATCATGACCCAGCTGCACGCCGGCGGGAAGTTCGATCAGAACTCCTACAAGGTGTCTGGCGGTCTGCACGGCGTCGGCGTCTCGGTGGTCAACGCGCTTTCGGTGTGGCTCGAGCTGCGCATCTGGCGCAACGGCAAGGAGCATTACGCCAAGTTCAGCCACGGCGAGACGGTCGAGCACCTGCGCGAGGTCGGCGACGCCGAGGGCGAGACCGGGACCGAGGTGCGTTTCCTCGCCTCGACCGAGACCTTCAGCAACCTCGACTACGAGTTCGCAACCCTTGAGAAGCGCCTGCGCGAGCTGGCGTTCCTGAACTCGGGTGTGCGCATCATCCTCGAGGACGAACGCCCCGCCGAGCCGCTCAAGACCGAGCTGCACTACGACGGCGGCGTGAAGGAGTTCGTGAAGTATCTCGACCGCTCCAAGCAGCCGATGATGGAAGAGCCGATCTACATGGTCGGCGAGAAGGACGGCATCGGCGTCGAAGTCGCGATGTGGTGGAACGACAGCTTCAACGAGATGGTGCTGCCCTTCACCAACAACATTCCGCAGCGCGATGGCGGCACGCACATGGCGGGCTTCCGCGGTGCGCTGACCCGCTCGCTGACACGCTACGCCGCCGACAACGGCCTCGCCAAGCGCGAGAAGATCAACTTTACCGGCGACGATGCCCGCGAGGGTCTGACCTGCGTCCTGTCGGTGAAGGTGCCCGACCCCAAGTTCTCGAGCCAGACCAAGGACAAGCTCGTGTCCTCCGAGGTGCGCCCGGCGGTCGAGAACATGATGAACGAAAAGCTGACGGAATGGCTTGGCGAGCATCCGAACGAGGCCAAGATGATCGTCGGCAAGATCGTCGAGGCGGCGATGGCGCGCGAGGCTGCGCGCAAGGCCCGCGAGCTGACCCGCCGCAAGAACCCGATGGACGTCAACTTCCTTGCCGGCAAGCTCAAGGACTGCTCGGAAAAGGATCCGTCCAAGACCGAGCTGTTCATCGTCGAGGGTGACTCCGCCGGCGGCTCGGCCCAGACCGGTCGCGACCGTGGCACGCAGGCGATCCTGCCGCTGAAGGGCAAGATCCTGAACGTCGAGCGCGCGCGTTTCGACCGGATGCTCGGCAGCCAGGAGATCGGCAACCTCGTGATGGCGCTCGGCACCGGCATCGGCCGCGACGAGTTCAACATCGACAAGCTGCGCTACCACAAGATCATCCTGATGACCGACGCCGACGTCGACGGTGCGCACATCCGGACCCTGCTTCTGACGTTCTTCTACCGGCAGATGCCCGAGCTGATCGAGGGCGGCTACCTCTACATCGCGCAGCCGCCGCTCTACAAGGTCGCGCGCGGCAAGTCCGAGGTCTACGTCAAGGACCAGGCCGCACTCGACGACTACCTCATCAACCAGGGGGTGGAGGGCGCGCACCTCAGCCTTGGCAGCGGCGAGGTCATCACCGGGCAGGATCTCATCCGGGTGATCGACGAGGCACGGCAGCTCAAGCGCGTGCTCGATGCCTTCCCGACCCATTACCCGCGTCACATCCTCGAACAGGCAGCCGTGGCCGGGGCCTTCGTGCCCGGTGCCGTGGATTCCGACCTGCAGGGCGTCGCCAACAAGGTTGCTGCGCGGCTCGACCTGATCGCGGTGGAATACGAGAAGGGCTGGCAGGGCCGCATCACGCAGGATCGGGGCATTCGTCTCGCGCGGATCCTGCGCGGCGTCGAAGAGGTTCGCACGCTCGACGGTCCGATGCTGCGCTCGGGCGAGGCGCGCAAGACCGGCAGCTTCACGCAGGCGCTTCAGGCGATCTACTCCAGCCCGGCCGTGCTCGAGCGCAAGGACCGTCGGCAGGTGATCTACGGCCCGCTCGGCCTGCTCGAGGCGATCCTCGAAGAGGGCGAGAAAGGTCTCAGCCTCCAGCGCTACAAGGGGCTGGGCGAGATGAATCCGGGCCAGCTCTGGGAAACCACGCTCGACCCCGACGCGCGTACGCTCCTGCAGGTGCAGGTCGACGACGTGGCCGAGACCGACGACATCTTCACCAAGCTGATGGGCGACGTAGTCGAACCGCGTCGTGACTTCATCCAGCAGAATGCTCTGAGCGTCGAGAACCTCGACTTCTGA